AGCGACGACTCACACTAGTCTTCTAGAGACCCATGATTAGTTATAAGAACCTTCTTTTGTCACCACAGCTACGACTCACACTAGTCTTCTAGAGACCCATGATTAGTTATAAGAACCTTCTTTTGTCACCACAGCTACGACTCGCACTAGTCTTCTAGAGACCCATGATTAGTTATAATAACCTTCTTTTGTCTCCACAGCTACGACTCACACTAGTCTTCTAGAGACCCATGATTAGTTATAAGAACCTTCTTTTGTCACCACAGCGACGACTCACACTAGTCTTCTAGAGACCCATGATTAGTTATAAGAACCTTCTTTTGTCTCCACAGCTACGACTCACACTAGTCTTCTCGAGACCCATGATTAGTTATAATAACCTTCTTTTGTCACCACAGCGACTCACACTAGTCTTCTAGAGACCCATGATTAGTTATAATAACCTTCTTTTGTCACCACAGCGACTCACACTAGTCTTCTAGAGACCCATGATTAGTTATAATAACCTTCTTTTGTCACCACAGctactcacactagtcttcTAGAGACCCATGATTAGTTATAATAACCTTCTTTTGTCACCACAGCTACGACTCACACTAGTCTTCTAGAGACCCATGATTAGTTATAATAACCTTCTTTTGTCACCACAGCTACGACTTACACTAGTCTTCTAGAGACCCATGATTAGTTATAAGAGCCTTCTTTTGTCACCACAGCTACGACTTACACTAGTCTTCTAGAGACCCACGATTAGTTATAAGAACCTTCTTTTGTCACCACAGCTACGACTCACACTAGTCTTCTAGAGACCCATGATTAGTTATGAGAACCCTCTTTTGTCACCACAGCTACGACTTACACTAGTCTTCTAGAGACCTATGATTAGTTATAAGAACCTTCTTTTGTCACCACAGCGACTTACACTAGTCTTCTAGAGACCCATGATTTTATAATTAACTAAGGAACGTATGAATCACTGTTTGATATTATTGGAGCTTTGTAGAATCAAACTGCGCAAAGGAGAACTGTGTACATGTGTACTGATTCACATAACTGTAATGTTCTGACAACACTCTGACTTAGTTTGTTTGAAATTACCTGTTAAATTAAGATTCAAATTTTATGTGTTatgttgaaaaagttgaatgTTGAAGTGGTCGCAAGTGGAAGTAGTAGGAGCGCGCGTAGATTTGTTTATAGCGCTTCCACTACAAACATTTTCAATTCTTACTTGAGTTGACTAGCAACAGGAATACGAACCACAAACCACCATGTACATTATGTAAAAACGGCATATATTCTCTAGTTGGAAACAATGTAGTTACTGGTGTAAAGCACTCATCATTATTAGTGTTTTTTATTCATAGTCGGCAGCATATATTGTAGTTGGCACTCATTATGACACAACGTGTGGCTACTAGCTATAAACCATTAGCTCTTTACACTCTCACATTTTTTACATAACTATTTAACATAAATATCAAAGCAAGTCTAGTTTATAGTTTGAGCTGTTTTCACTGTTCATTTCGTGAGCTTACgtttacaaatattatttttcaaatgCCATGAAATGTGATTTATTATAAAACAGTTGAACTTTTTTCATGCTGCGATATTAGAGTGTTTTAAGAATAATCTTGTGATATAACTAGCGACATGCCAAGCTCTCGCGCTTTTGCATCGACTTATTTTGCAAACATCAACAGTTTTTAACTCTAGAGAACAGCAACAGTTCTATATATTCTGTTGTGAGATCGAGTACGGTCGCTGCTGTATCACTTTATTGAGCAAGTCTCTGCTGTACCTTTTCTTTCTCACTAGTTTTATTTCAGAGACAGTCACACCTGAGCACTGACAGTCTGCTTACTATTCGATTTGTCGTATTTCAGATGGTCGCTGCTGACATAATGAAATCCTTTAATGAATGCACCAACTTGGATGAACTCAAGACAACTGGCAGACGGTGAATATATTTAAATGTGCAATTTTAGTAGTCAGCCTCTCTGCATCTATCACAGAAACTTTGAATATTTTTCTGGTGTGTCGAATAGCCTTGGTTTTAGGCTGACAAGCAATTTCTGGTGAAGCAGTCGAGTTTCATAGACGTTTGTTTATGATGTTCTCAGTCGGACACCTGCCCTACCATGTCATTGATTTCCTTATGGCAACCGTAATATCTCATTGTCGGCTATGTAAAACTCAAGTTTTGAATTCTTCAGGTTTAAGGATACTGTATTGTCACTGGGAGGAAGTGTACCAGCTATGGAAGTGTTTAGGAGGTTTAAAGGTCATGACCCCTCCATAGATAGTCTGCTCCAGCTAAGACTGCCAAGACAATCATCAGATTGAGTTTTTGGCTTTTTTAGGGAACTTTCTTATAGTATTTATAATCTGTGTTATTTCTGTTGTAAAGTAAGCACCAAGCAGTCTGTTGGTGGATAATCTAGGAATGCTTGAatttttatttgtcattttaGCCTCATAGGCAAAAAATTCTATTGTAAACATTAGAAGTTCTGTAGCAGATATTTCTCTGAAAATAACAATAACTGAGTGAGCTGTGTGATGCCTGATATTCaaagtaaaatatgttttagtAAATCACCAACATAATGTGAGGTGGGAGCAGGTGTGAGTACACTCATGCCTGTCTAGGTAGTCAGGTGTGAGTACACTCATGCCTGTCTAGGTAGTCAGGTGTGAGTACTCTCATGCCTGTCTAGGTAGTCAGGTGTGAGTACTCTCATGCCTGTCTAGGTAGTCAGGTGTGAGTACTCTCATGCCTGTCTAAGTAGTCAGGTGTGAGTACACTCATGCCTGTCTAGGTAGTCAGGTGTGAGTACTCTCATGCCTGTCTAGGTAGTCAGGTGTGAGTACTCTCACGCCTGTCTAGGTAGTCAGGTGTGAGTACTCTCATGCCTGTCTAGGTAGTCAGGTGTGAGTACTCTCATGCCTGTCTAGGTAGTCAGGTGTGAGTACTCTCATGCCTGTCTAGGTAGTCAGGTGTGAGTACTCTCATGCCTGTCTAGGTAGTCAGGTGTGAGTACTCTCATGCCTGTCTAGGTAGTCAGGTGTAAGTATCGGGCAATAAATACTCGTATGATTCGGTTAAGGTTGTTCACAGTTCTGTAGTCGACTGCTGATCCATCATCTCTGCGAGTATGCCAGACTCTTGGAAAGGGTACAGAAATGAGATGAAGTATGGGAACATCTGTAAGATATTACCACAAACCAATGAAAATTCCAATTTTAGCATAGCAGTTGTGAAAGCATGAAGTAACATATTGTTTCATGCTGAATTAATCTATGAACACCCAACTCTATGTATAAAATTTAAGCGGCTAGCATAATACTGGTCACCTTGACATTCGATAACTCCTTTCTGGCTATCATTTATCAACAAAACTGTCTTACACGTACCTTGCTCAAGAAATGGTATGTGATCATCTTGTACAGCTCCTCGTCTCCTTGTCAAGTCGAAATACTGATTTGTTGTATGGCCGCGTAGAAGTCTAGCCTGGTGCAGCTGCCCCTCTGTTAATAAATTGAGAGGGTAAAAAGTGAACAGATATTTGTAATACCAGAACAACTTAAACTCTCCACTGTTGCATAGAAAATGAATAGATACATAGCTGTCTCTTGATTACCACCCCCACCATCTCAGCTGTCACCTACGCTAAACAAGTTTGTCAGCCTATGTGCTGTGCATACTGTCAGCTACTTTTAGGAGGCAGCAGGAGATGGAAAGGTGAGTTTTAACACATTATATAAGTTACAGATCTGCTCTTGGCATACACAGTAAAAGCCTTGTGGAGGTGCGGAAAACCTACCTATAGCATTGAGTCCTTCAAAAAATCTTCCTGTCATTTCTGGAAAAAGATTAGCAAACTCAGGGTTTCGAGCTCCTATCAGGTCAAGCAGCACCAGCATGTCCTGAGATAATAAGTGCAATATGAGATTGTTGCGTACAAAATGGAGAGGGTAGGCATGAAAACTGGATGCTCTATCAGCAGTAAAAATGTGCTCAACCAGCTGTAAAAATGTGCTCAACTTACAATTCCATCTAGTTTGCTGCCATTGGAGTAGTGAGAGTGGGGAGTGTCGGCCCAAGCTGCTGCCAAGTGTCTTGAACCATACAACGAATCTGTACTTGTCCAGCGTTGGAATGCCTCTTCGCCATCAAAAAATATCAATTGCAGAGATATGTCATTTCCCTGCAAAGCATTTACAGGGACATTTGTTTATAGCGCTTCCACtacaaacattttcaatacttgtAGTATTGAAAATACTACAAGTATTTGAAAATGAATTAACAtacataaattacatacatAAAGTTTACATTTGTGCAGCAAAAGCATAGCAAAGGCTACTTTTTGTACTGGTACATACTACGAGTGCGTCGACAAGGTTGCAATCAGTTATTAGAGTACAACTTACTAGTCTATCTCTGCTGCCAAGTTTGTTGTTGAGTGTGCGTGCTAGGTCTATTATCATAGCGCATGGTACTGCAGCGTCTGTGGCTCCAATAAATGTGAATGTATTAAAAAGCTTTGAGTCAAAGTGGCAAGCCAAGACCAGCTGTCGTTTTGCTGCCGGATCATGCGTAGCTAAAATTGGTCAAAATTGGGTAAGCGGGAGAGGGGGGTGAGTATCTGACAAGTGGCTCAAATCTCGTGTTACAAACAGCGGCGGTGATACTATTTACAGCAATTGTGTTAAGACTAATTTTACAATGCGCTCAAAGCAATTATGAATTTACAACAGCTTTAATAATTCTGGAAAAATTTTACTTTGTTTAGTGTCAAACTTCACCCCTATGAACATATGCTGTTTGTTTAAATAACTTGTTCTATTAGTACCTCTGAATATATCTTCTTTGATAGCTATTCTAGAATAGAATGTTGAGTAGCTGAACAACGGGATAGTGTTTAAAAACACAGGCTACATATTTCCATCCACACTGAATTTAGCAACTAGTATTTATAGATATACTAGTTGCATGCcccggtaataaaaaagtatttggaaagaaaatttatttttgtttaacgaatgcaacatttaccattttaacttttaaacttcatatcatgagaaaagtgttttttgggCGGTTCAAATGAATtggaagaaaaaataaaacaactgtaaaggttttcaaactttcaaacaactgtaacttttaaatttcatatcaagaaaaaagtgttttgttgaaataaatttggaggaaaaataaaactgtaaaggtgtttaaatgtgaaatcattagcaagtaatggctaaatgtagtctgttttgctatgattacaatgtaAAATTATTTCGTATACAATTATacgattttagtttgtttaagtgttggcatcataaggcaaaaatatcgtatagacgaatagagtggtatagaaacccatagtaattatctaatgcagtcGCCTCCTggtataaatcattattaaacaatagtaacaaaacaatatgttaaccttagtaactataattacctacaataactttagggcattttgtggttatgattttgtggttagcttactaaacacatacttgaaggaagttttagtatgtattttagtaaactttaaacttttaacaaaaattttatcacttatctgtttgcgaactTGTTTTTACCATAAAGAATGACGCCGAACTTAGatacaatcgccaaattttaatctcgagagaaattattgttgacatTGTATGGCGAAAAACAAATTCATCCTAGTATGGCGAAAAACAAATTCACCCTAGTATGGCGAGGACGAAAAAGCATGTGTTTCATAAAGTTaggtaaataatattttataacaggagcATCAATTGATCAGGGTTTAATCAATTTATAATCAGGGGACAGTTGataaaagggtatacagtaggTAAATGATAAGAGCGATAGATTTCTAAGGACTGTATAACTCAGTGGTTAAATGAGTGGTTAGAAGCTTGcagttgcaatctttgtgagttcaaatccagcacgaaacgagcttttcattccaagatttcaatagctatagctggacacactgGTTCATAGAATTACAGactacacacaaactttgaggtttatatatatagcttgAATTAATTCgtttaatgataaaatatttttgattgtgAACATACAGCAGAAATGCGAGCGTCGAAAATGGGTGAGGAGAGTCATTTACTCGTGCAAGTCATTCTTACCAATAATGTTTGTGAACTTCTTGGTGCCAAGAGGAGTATTGCTGTGAAAGGAATCTTCCTCGACATGCCACAGCAGTTTAGTCGCCATCCATTGCTTGATGTGCTGTAAATAGATTCTTCGGAGTCAACTTGGCCAATTATAATTATCAATTCATAATGTTTTGACTATAAAAATTTCTTGAAGTATTTGTGGACAAAGGTCCACAAATACTTTGTGGACCTTTGTTATACTACgctaatattaaaacaatacaaaTGCTAAGGCAGTTATAAGACTTCTAGCATGCTAAACCACgctaatattaaaacaatacaaaTGCTAAGGCAGTTCAAAGCAAATGAGAACTTTAGTAGTATTTGCCTTTGACTGTTATAAACAACCAATCCTCAGCAGCGATTGGGCCAGCAGTTTAGCATAAATCACCGGCAATCAGCATGCTGGCTGCACAACTACTAGGGCATGACATGAGTTCATAAGTGAGGCATCTAAATACCCTTATCATAGATGCTGACTTTGAAGTAAAGGTATTTTTTTACCTCTTGAGCGCGACGACTACCTGCTGTGTCGACAACCCTCTCAATGAGCAGGGGCTGCAGGATTTCCCTTCGAAATAGGCTGTTGTTGGAAAGCTTTGCTATAGCTTTAACTTGGCGACCATTGAGTTCCTTGAGCTGATGTCTTTCCTGTAAATTTACTTGTTCATTTAAACTTTACAATTTGCCCGGCAGCAGTTAAATAGAGATAAAGAAAAGAAAATTTTGGATTATAAAATCTCCAACAATGACACAGATGAGAACACATTTTACCTTTTGGCTGTTGTTTTTCATTTAGCCAACTCCCTGTTCATTTGCTAATATCAACTGGTTATATTGCTCATTCggtattctttatatttaaaatactttCAAGTAGATTATAAACAGTCAGGCTCTTACCCTTGCTGGAGAGATGCTGGTCTGAGCAGTCACTGATTGCAGCACAATCCAAAGAAGACAGATTAATACCAAATTCACCGAGCCACTCATTTGGATGATTTCCATTCTGCTGTAAGATGAAACATAACTAACTAGTAATGAGCACAGCACCTACCATTCCAGCCTCGCATATCAAAGTCCTCATGACCCGGAGATACTCTGAATCTTATTTATACAGACATTTATGCCATTCACCTCTCTCTGTGGTAAACCTTTAATTGCTTGACAAAAATGCTTATCGGTGATAAAATTCTACCTCTTTGTACTGGTAAAAGTGTCCCACTGACGCTTAGAAGTCAGTCTTGTAGTTGCAGCTTTTTTAGGTTCCTCAACTCATGCGTTGCTAATAGTGAATGCTTAAATCTCTCAATGGCTCCGCTATTTATATAGCGGTCTGTCAAGACTGAGGTCTGGTCAGCTCAGATGTGCTGTCACATCTGTTACGCGATTAGGAGACAGTCTTACATTTGTCAAATCGTTCAATAACATTGTTTAATTAGCCAACTACAAATTACATCATGTAATAAGCAATGAATTTTACAAGCTTTGATAGTTGAGACAGCAGCTGCCGCTGTAGGAGCCAGGAATAATATTCAATCATACTTTCTTAACTCTAGACAAACTGCTCAATAACTTGGTCTCCCTACGCATCTTGTTATATGATATTCCTCTACAAAGATGTATTTTCATAGACCTTTCATTGTTTTTGTCAATAATGGCGTCTATATTGTCTGGTCAAGGGTA
Above is a window of Watersipora subatra chromosome 3, tzWatSuba1.1, whole genome shotgun sequence DNA encoding:
- the LOC137390170 gene encoding glutaminyl-peptide cyclotransferase-like → MEIIQMSGSVNLVLICLLWIVLQSVTAQTSISPARERHQLKELNGRQVKAIAKLSNNSLFRREILQPLLIERVVDTAGSRRAQEHIKQWMATKLLWHVEEDSFHSNTPLGTKKFTNIIATHDPAAKRQLVLACHFDSKLFNTFTFIGATDAAVPCAMIIDLARTLNNKLGSRDRLGNDISLQLIFFDGEEAFQRWTSTDSLYGSRHLAAAWADTPHSHYSNGSKLDGIDMLVLLDLIGARNPEFANLFPEMTGRFFEGLNAIEGQLHQARLLRGHTTNQYFDLTRRRGAVQDDHIPFLEQDVPILHLISVPFPRVWHTRRDDGSAVDYRTVNNLNRIIRVFIARYLHLTT